One region of Polaribacter pectinis genomic DNA includes:
- a CDS encoding glycosyltransferase, which produces MQQDKHKKHTVLMLLDGFYPADIRVRKEAESLAEKHSVFVLCCRNNDEKQQETINNVRVLRKIHYKSFAEKGIIDIRIAINFIHPKFYKILPEIITENKIDVLHVHDLPLAKTGLKMAKKYNLKSVLDLHENYAAALLTWFSWRKSPIVRLKNKLFFSYNRWQKYENKIIKKYNQIIAVVEEMKSRIVLDTSIKFNKITVITNSEKKDFAANFSTEQKTFFKDYEDKFIISYVGGFGPHRGLQTAIEGMQEISKEIPNSVLALIGPANKDVKEYLENLIDKFNVRENVIIYGSQPFEKVVEIMKSSSINIIPHISNLHTESTIPHKLFQILLSKKPILVSDCAPLKRIIETHKIGSFFKAGNADSFAEEVVNIHNNYQLATIKATKGFDVAFNGDLNWEHTAKKLLHLYDNL; this is translated from the coding sequence ATGCAACAAGATAAACACAAAAAACATACTGTCTTAATGTTGTTAGATGGATTTTATCCAGCTGATATAAGAGTGCGAAAAGAAGCTGAATCTCTGGCTGAAAAGCATTCTGTATTTGTTTTATGTTGTAGAAATAATGATGAAAAACAACAAGAAACTATTAATAATGTTAGGGTTTTAAGAAAAATACATTACAAGAGTTTTGCAGAAAAAGGGATTATTGATATTAGAATTGCAATTAATTTTATTCACCCTAAATTTTATAAAATTCTTCCAGAAATAATTACAGAAAACAAAATTGATGTTTTGCATGTACATGATTTACCATTAGCTAAAACAGGCTTAAAAATGGCAAAGAAATACAATTTAAAATCAGTTTTAGATTTGCACGAAAATTATGCGGCAGCTCTACTAACATGGTTTTCTTGGAGGAAAAGCCCAATTGTAAGACTAAAAAACAAGTTGTTTTTTAGTTATAATAGATGGCAAAAATATGAGAATAAAATTATAAAAAAATACAACCAAATTATTGCTGTAGTAGAAGAAATGAAATCTAGAATAGTACTTGATACTTCTATAAAATTTAATAAAATTACAGTAATTACCAATTCAGAAAAAAAAGATTTTGCAGCTAATTTTTCAACAGAGCAAAAAACTTTTTTTAAAGATTATGAAGATAAATTTATAATTTCTTATGTTGGTGGTTTTGGCCCTCATAGAGGTTTACAAACAGCTATAGAAGGAATGCAAGAAATTTCTAAAGAAATTCCAAACTCAGTTTTAGCGCTTATTGGTCCAGCAAATAAAGATGTAAAAGAATATTTGGAAAATTTGATTGATAAATTTAATGTTAGAGAAAATGTAATTATATATGGAAGTCAGCCTTTTGAAAAAGTGGTTGAGATTATGAAAAGTTCATCTATAAATATCATTCCTCATATTTCTAATTTGCATACAGAAAGTACAATTCCGCATAAATTATTTCAAATTTTATTATCAAAGAAGCCAATTTTAGTTTCAGATTGTGCACCTTTAAAAAGAATTATTGAAACTCACAAAATAGGTTCGTTTTTTAAAGCTGGAAATGCAGATAGTTTTGCAGAAGAAGTAGTTAATATTCATAATAATTACCAGCTAGCAACTATAAAAGCAACAAAAGGTTTTGACGTAGCTTTTAATGGTGACCTAAATTGGGAACATACAGCAAAAAAACTCTTACATTTATACGATAATTTATAA
- a CDS encoding glycosyltransferase family 4 protein produces the protein MKVLIITYYWPPAGGSGVQRWLKFVKYLQDFGIEPIVYTVDSANYPKEDNSLLNEVPKNVKVLKQPIWEPTDLLFWKKKNASKDGISNVSKGGFLSFIRGNFFIPDPKIFWVKPSVKYLQKYISENKIDTIISTGPPHSMHLIAEKLHQKNNLKWIADFRDPWTSLYYNEDFKLGNSAKKKNKKLETAVLKNADCVITVSNSLKKEFNKIAKNVEVITNGFDDEVLKSNKVNLDDKFTISYIGLLPKQSNPKILFRVLEKLCRKNSELKNDLQLNFIGDISDEVKHEIDKANLIKNTNFVGYVSHKKAIEYQQKAQVLLLLIPDVKNNKGILTGKLFEYLTAKRPILAIGPEDGDLQEILKNTNSGFVIDYNDEEKLTLEIELLYERYKFGLLEVASKNTNQYHRKELTNQLSKIIKNL, from the coding sequence TTGAAAGTATTAATAATTACATATTATTGGCCTCCAGCTGGTGGTTCTGGTGTTCAACGCTGGTTAAAGTTTGTAAAATATTTACAAGATTTTGGCATAGAGCCAATTGTTTATACTGTAGATAGTGCTAATTATCCTAAAGAAGATAACAGTTTGCTTAACGAAGTTCCAAAGAACGTAAAAGTTTTAAAACAGCCAATTTGGGAGCCTACTGATTTGCTTTTTTGGAAGAAAAAAAATGCTTCTAAAGATGGAATTTCTAATGTAAGTAAAGGTGGTTTTTTATCTTTTATAAGAGGGAACTTTTTTATTCCAGATCCAAAGATTTTTTGGGTAAAACCATCTGTAAAATATCTTCAGAAATATATCAGTGAAAATAAAATTGATACAATTATTTCTACAGGTCCACCACACAGTATGCACTTAATTGCAGAAAAATTACACCAAAAAAATAATTTAAAATGGATTGCAGATTTTAGAGATCCATGGACAAGTTTATACTATAACGAAGATTTTAAGCTAGGAAATTCAGCAAAAAAGAAAAATAAAAAATTAGAAACTGCAGTTCTTAAAAATGCAGATTGTGTAATAACTGTTAGCAATTCACTTAAAAAAGAATTTAATAAAATTGCTAAAAATGTTGAAGTAATTACTAATGGTTTTGATGATGAAGTTCTAAAATCGAATAAGGTAAATTTAGATGATAAGTTTACGATTTCTTATATTGGTTTGTTGCCAAAACAAAGTAATCCAAAAATTTTGTTTAGAGTTTTAGAAAAATTATGTAGAAAGAATTCAGAATTAAAAAATGATTTACAACTGAATTTCATTGGCGATATTTCTGATGAAGTAAAACATGAAATAGATAAAGCTAATCTTATAAAAAACACTAATTTTGTAGGATATGTTTCTCATAAAAAAGCAATTGAATATCAACAAAAAGCACAAGTTTTGTTACTTTTAATTCCTGATGTAAAGAATAATAAAGGAATTTTAACTGGAAAATTATTTGAGTATTTAACTGCTAAAAGACCAATTTTAGCAATTGGACCAGAAGATGGAGATTTGCAAGAAATACTAAAAAACACAAATTCAGGTTTTGTTATTGATTACAATGATGAAGAAAAACTAACGTTAGAAATTGAGTTATTATACGAACGCTACAAATTTGGATTGTTAGAAGTAGCTTCTAAAAATACTAACCAATATCACAGAAAAGAATTAACTAATCAATTATCAAAAATTATTAAAAACCTATAA
- a CDS encoding lipopolysaccharide biosynthesis protein yields the protein MGIVFKQSLKNTLFIYLGFAFGGINTLFLYTRFLEDEYYGLVTFLLSASNLLMPLIALGIHHTIIKFYSSYFTKIEKDRFLSSVLFLPLFIALPFAYFGNLFYEEISNYLSIENPVIKDYTFVIYLIAVACSYFEIFYAWAKVHFQSVFGNILKELWNRVVVMVLLFAVYLDFITKAEFIYYLTAAYFLRMFIMMFYAFKLYFPKFTFSKPENFTEVLRFSGYIILAGSAGAIILDIDKVMIPGKESIATAAYYSVAVFIGSFIEAPSRAMMNILQPLTSQTLNEDNNKEVASLYKKSSINLLLISGLFFVLINTNIYQLFNLLPKEYAGGTLVVLMISSLKLYNGFLGNNGAIINNSKFYKITLPISIMMALSVYLLNKLFYYQLGFGTNGLALATLIVILSANTYKIYFVKKKFSMTPFTDKTLKMIAIIVVLYFGFNFWDFPIDNIYIWNLPIHPAINIILKSILITIVYLFLIFKLNISSELDILLKKYYK from the coding sequence ATGGGAATTGTATTTAAACAATCATTAAAAAACACCTTATTTATTTATCTAGGTTTTGCCTTTGGTGGTATAAACACACTCTTTTTATATACCCGTTTTTTAGAAGACGAATATTATGGTTTGGTAACTTTCTTATTATCAGCTTCTAACTTATTAATGCCTTTAATAGCTTTAGGAATTCATCATACAATTATAAAATTCTACTCAAGTTATTTTACAAAAATAGAAAAAGACCGTTTTTTATCTTCGGTACTTTTTTTACCATTATTTATAGCTTTACCCTTTGCGTATTTTGGGAATCTTTTTTACGAAGAAATAAGTAATTATTTATCCATAGAAAATCCGGTTATTAAAGATTATACATTTGTAATCTATTTAATAGCAGTTGCTTGTTCTTATTTCGAAATTTTTTACGCTTGGGCTAAAGTGCATTTTCAATCTGTTTTTGGTAATATTTTAAAAGAATTATGGAATAGGGTTGTAGTAATGGTTTTACTATTTGCAGTGTATTTAGACTTTATTACAAAAGCAGAATTTATATATTATTTAACAGCCGCATATTTTTTAAGGATGTTTATAATGATGTTTTATGCTTTTAAATTATATTTTCCAAAATTCACATTTTCTAAACCAGAAAATTTTACGGAAGTTTTACGTTTTTCTGGTTACATAATTTTAGCAGGAAGTGCAGGAGCTATTATTTTAGATATAGATAAAGTAATGATTCCTGGAAAAGAATCTATAGCAACTGCTGCATATTATTCTGTTGCTGTATTTATTGGTTCTTTTATAGAGGCACCAAGCAGAGCAATGATGAATATTCTGCAACCATTAACGTCACAAACATTAAACGAAGATAATAATAAAGAAGTAGCCTCTTTGTACAAGAAAAGTTCTATTAATTTATTATTAATAAGCGGACTTTTCTTTGTTCTAATAAATACAAATATTTATCAGTTATTTAATTTGTTACCTAAAGAATATGCTGGAGGAACTCTTGTTGTACTTATGATTTCTTCACTAAAACTATACAATGGGTTTTTGGGAAATAATGGAGCAATTATAAATAACTCTAAATTTTATAAAATTACCCTGCCAATAAGTATTATGATGGCGCTTTCTGTTTATCTATTAAACAAGCTATTTTATTATCAATTAGGTTTTGGTACAAATGGTTTAGCGCTAGCTACTTTAATTGTTATTTTATCTGCTAATACCTATAAAATATATTTTGTGAAAAAGAAGTTTTCTATGACTCCATTTACAGATAAAACGCTTAAAATGATTGCAATTATCGTTGTTTTATACTTCGGATTTAATTTTTGGGATTTTCCAATAGACAATATTTATATATGGAATCTTCCTATTCATCCTGCTATAAACATTATTTTAAAAAGTATACTTATTACTATTGTGTATTTATTTTTAATATTTAAGCTGAATATTTCTTCTGAATTAGACATACTTCTTAAAAAATATTACAAGTAA
- a CDS encoding DUF6122 family protein produces MNLQFILHYGLHFIAPLMIALIFFKKNWKTVYLIFLCSMLVDLDHLLANPIFDKNRCSINFHPLHSYWAIGGYFLGLFFRKTRILCLALLFHMLTDYIDCYL; encoded by the coding sequence ATGAATTTACAATTTATTTTACATTATGGTTTGCATTTTATTGCTCCCTTAATGATTGCCCTAATATTTTTTAAAAAAAACTGGAAAACTGTTTACTTAATTTTTCTTTGCTCTATGTTAGTAGATTTAGATCATTTACTAGCAAACCCAATTTTCGATAAAAATAGATGTAGTATAAACTTCCATCCATTACACTCTTATTGGGCTATTGGCGGCTATTTTTTAGGCTTATTTTTTAGAAAAACAAGAATACTTTGTTTGGCATTGCTGTTTCACATGTTAACAGATTACATAGATTGTTACTTGTAA
- a CDS encoding WbqC family protein translates to MSLFIPTYFSPISQYSEIIKSDTIVFEMEDNFQKQSYRNRCYIYNTNGKQLLNIPVKHPIKEGRKRTKDTLIDNDSLWQDHHFKSLKTAYRTSPFFEFFEHDIAHIFEKKHKYLQDLNIDSFLFIMDALQLNSNFTKTLEYETAAIKEDFRHLSEVKNQPEKLVDTYIQMFDDKHGFIPNLSILDLLFMEGPNTISFL, encoded by the coding sequence ATGTCGTTGTTTATTCCAACTTACTTCTCTCCTATTTCTCAATATTCAGAAATTATAAAATCTGATACCATTGTTTTTGAAATGGAAGATAATTTTCAAAAACAAAGCTACAGAAATAGATGTTACATTTATAACACCAATGGAAAACAGTTATTAAACATCCCAGTAAAACACCCAATTAAAGAAGGTAGAAAAAGAACAAAAGACACTTTAATAGACAATGATTCTTTATGGCAAGATCATCATTTTAAATCATTAAAAACCGCCTATAGAACTTCTCCTTTTTTTGAGTTTTTTGAACATGATATTGCACATATTTTTGAAAAAAAACACAAATACCTTCAAGATTTAAATATAGACAGCTTTCTATTTATTATGGATGCTTTACAGTTAAATTCTAATTTTACAAAAACATTAGAATATGAAACTGCAGCAATAAAAGAAGATTTTAGACATCTCTCGGAAGTAAAAAATCAACCAGAAAAATTAGTAGACACTTACATACAAATGTTTGATGATAAACATGGTTTTATACCAAATTTATCCATTTTAGATTTGCTTTTTATGGAAGGACCAAACACTATTAGTTTCTTATAA
- the lepB gene encoding signal peptidase I codes for MTFTEWFIFFLAVQVLHFLGTWKLYVKAGRKAWEAAVPIYNANVLMSIIKRPKWWAILLFIPIVNLLMFPVIWIETIRSFGFRKKIDSFLVIATLGLYIYYINYATDAKYNTDRSLKPQSELGEWVSSITFAIIAATLVHTYFMQPFTIPTSSLEKSLLVGDYLFVSKFHYGARVPSTVIAAPMVHDSLPFTGTASYLKKPQLPYTRLPGLQKIKNNDIVCFNWPTDSLATMWGDTSGKYTYKPVDKKTNYVKRCVGIAGDSLELRDGYVYINGKKNDLPYRAKLQFYYTYEAKTPINQNTYPKFLLDNERTRVYKISNEYWNDPRVQDAFKKGANLSKIGSDSLYTEVAGGVSPDLASRLNMTNVATKININLTAEEVARLKKSPLTVSVKKINHAADNAIFPHIESNKWSQDNFGPIYIPKAGATVKIDSESIPYYEQIIKNYENNDLQIVGENIFINGEKADSYTFKQDYYWLMGDNRHNSLDARYWGYVPFDHVLGKPVMVWFSWDANAATFGEKIKSIRWDRMFTTVHGDGEPVSYRYIVFALIALYIGWSFYNGKKKTAKK; via the coding sequence ATGACATTTACAGAATGGTTTATCTTTTTTTTAGCAGTTCAAGTACTTCACTTTTTAGGAACTTGGAAATTGTATGTAAAGGCTGGTAGAAAAGCATGGGAAGCAGCAGTTCCTATATACAATGCTAATGTTTTAATGAGCATAATAAAACGTCCAAAATGGTGGGCAATTTTATTATTTATACCTATTGTAAACTTATTAATGTTTCCTGTAATTTGGATTGAAACTATAAGAAGTTTTGGTTTCAGAAAAAAGATAGATTCGTTTTTAGTTATTGCAACTTTAGGTCTTTATATTTATTATATCAATTATGCTACAGATGCAAAATACAATACAGACAGAAGCTTAAAACCTCAATCGGAATTAGGAGAATGGGTTAGCTCTATTACGTTTGCAATTATTGCAGCAACTTTGGTTCATACTTATTTTATGCAACCTTTTACCATACCAACATCGTCTTTAGAAAAATCTTTATTAGTAGGAGATTATTTGTTTGTAAGTAAGTTTCATTATGGTGCAAGAGTTCCTTCTACAGTAATTGCTGCGCCAATGGTACATGATTCTTTACCATTTACTGGTACAGCTTCTTATTTAAAAAAACCACAATTACCTTACACAAGATTACCTGGACTTCAGAAAATTAAAAACAACGATATCGTTTGTTTTAATTGGCCTACAGATTCTTTGGCAACAATGTGGGGAGATACTTCTGGAAAATACACCTACAAACCTGTTGACAAAAAAACAAACTATGTAAAACGTTGTGTTGGTATTGCAGGAGATTCTCTAGAATTAAGAGATGGATACGTATACATAAATGGAAAGAAAAACGATTTGCCATACAGAGCAAAATTGCAGTTTTATTACACGTATGAAGCTAAAACGCCAATCAACCAAAATACATACCCAAAATTTCTATTAGATAACGAAAGAACAAGGGTTTATAAAATTTCTAACGAATATTGGAATGATCCAAGAGTGCAAGATGCATTTAAAAAAGGAGCAAACTTATCTAAAATTGGTTCAGACTCTTTATACACAGAAGTTGCAGGAGGCGTTTCGCCAGATTTAGCAAGTCGTTTAAATATGACAAACGTTGCTACAAAAATAAATATCAATTTAACTGCTGAAGAAGTAGCTCGTTTAAAAAAATCTCCTTTAACTGTTTCAGTTAAAAAGATTAACCACGCAGCAGACAATGCCATTTTTCCGCATATAGAGAGTAATAAATGGAGCCAAGATAATTTTGGTCCAATATACATACCTAAAGCTGGTGCAACTGTTAAAATAGATTCTGAATCTATACCTTATTACGAGCAAATCATCAAAAATTATGAAAATAATGACCTGCAAATTGTTGGAGAAAATATTTTTATAAATGGTGAAAAAGCTGACTCTTATACTTTTAAACAAGATTATTATTGGTTAATGGGAGATAATAGACACAACTCTTTAGACGCTCGTTATTGGGGTTATGTTCCTTTTGATCATGTTCTAGGAAAACCAGTTATGGTTTGGTTTAGTTGGGATGCAAATGCTGCAACTTTTGGTGAAAAAATAAAGTCTATACGTTGGGATAGAATGTTTACAACCGTTCATGGAGATGGAGAACCAGTTTCTTACAGATATATAGTTTTTGCATTAATTGCTCTATACATTGGATGGAGTTTTTATAACGGAAAGAAAAAAACGGCTAAAAAATAA
- the dapB gene encoding 4-hydroxy-tetrahydrodipicolinate reductase, translated as MKIALLGYGRMGKEIEKIAVSRGHEIVIKKDVDDVIDITLADVAIDFSVPNSAFNNISNCINNNVPVISGTTGWLDKYKDAVALCEEKKGAFIYASNYSLGVNIFFELNNQLAKMMSALEDYDISMEEIHHTKKLDAPSGTAITLAEGVINNTSKKNWELGEVTSEENIPIVAKRIPDVPGTHTVWYNSEVDSIEIKHTAHSRKGFALGAVVAAEWILGKTGVFNMKDVLNIR; from the coding sequence ATGAAAATTGCACTACTTGGTTATGGAAGAATGGGAAAAGAAATTGAAAAAATTGCAGTTTCTAGAGGTCATGAAATTGTAATTAAAAAAGATGTTGATGATGTAATTGACATTACTTTAGCAGATGTGGCTATAGATTTTAGTGTTCCTAATTCTGCTTTTAATAATATTTCTAACTGTATTAACAATAATGTACCTGTTATTTCGGGTACTACAGGTTGGTTAGATAAATACAAAGATGCAGTTGCACTTTGCGAAGAAAAAAAAGGAGCTTTTATTTATGCTTCAAATTATAGTTTGGGTGTAAACATCTTTTTTGAATTGAATAACCAACTAGCAAAAATGATGAGTGCTTTAGAAGATTATGATATTTCTATGGAAGAAATTCATCATACTAAAAAATTAGATGCACCAAGTGGAACCGCAATTACTTTAGCGGAAGGAGTTATAAATAATACTTCTAAAAAAAATTGGGAATTAGGAGAAGTTACATCCGAAGAAAACATACCAATTGTAGCTAAGAGAATACCAGATGTTCCTGGCACACACACAGTTTGGTATAATTCTGAAGTAGATTCTATAGAAATTAAACACACAGCACATAGTAGAAAAGGATTTGCTTTAGGTGCAGTTGTTGCTGCTGAATGGATTCTTGGTAAAACAGGTGTTTTTAACATGAAAGATGTGTTAAATATCCGTTAA
- a CDS encoding DUF5683 domain-containing protein: MVFKKVIFVLLIAFYASNTFAQKDSVNVKGVKIKGDIKIEKGGVYDALAPSKAAFYSAVFPGMGQIYNKKYWKAPVVWGALAIPTYYYLTNNSDYKRYRTAYKLRKNGLVDEFTVDGVEIISLETLETAQKGLKENRDLSLLTGVILYVLQIVEASVNAHLLQFNTDDNLSLRPSLIMNPIKIESPSVGLTINYTF, translated from the coding sequence TTGGTTTTTAAAAAAGTCATATTCGTTTTATTAATTGCATTTTATGCTTCTAATACGTTTGCGCAAAAAGATTCTGTAAACGTAAAAGGAGTAAAAATTAAAGGTGATATAAAAATTGAAAAAGGTGGTGTTTATGATGCTTTAGCACCTTCTAAAGCCGCTTTTTATTCTGCAGTTTTTCCAGGAATGGGCCAGATTTATAATAAAAAATATTGGAAAGCTCCTGTAGTTTGGGGGGCATTAGCAATACCAACTTATTATTACTTAACAAACAATAGCGATTATAAACGTTATAGAACAGCATACAAATTAAGAAAAAACGGTTTAGTAGATGAGTTTACTGTAGATGGAGTAGAAATTATTTCACTAGAAACTCTAGAAACCGCACAAAAAGGATTGAAAGAAAACAGGGATTTATCTCTATTAACTGGTGTAATTTTATATGTTTTACAAATTGTAGAAGCTAGTGTAAACGCACATTTACTTCAGTTTAACACAGACGATAATTTATCTTTAAGACCTTCTTTAATAATGAATCCTATAAAAATTGAATCACCTTCAGTTGGATTAACAATTAATTATACTTTTTAA
- a CDS encoding ParB/RepB/Spo0J family partition protein produces MAKATKKQALGRGLSALLQDTPNINSASDKNADKVVGNIIELELELIDVNPYQPRTYFDEEALRELASSIRELGVIQPITVRKLDGNKFQLVSGERRFRASKLIGNKTVPAYIRLANDQEMLEMALVENIQRKNLDPIEVALSYQRLIDEIQLTQEELSTRVGKKRSTVTNYLRLLKLDPILQTGMRDGFISMGHGRAMINVENTEDQLAIYEKILREKLSVRQTEDLVKNLKSGTIAKPKKKQVPGYIKNSLKDISEYFGHKIDVTVGSNGKGKISIPFHSEEDFNRIKNLLK; encoded by the coding sequence ATGGCAAAAGCAACTAAGAAACAAGCTTTAGGAAGAGGATTATCTGCTTTGTTACAAGATACTCCTAACATTAATTCTGCATCAGATAAAAATGCGGACAAAGTTGTTGGTAATATTATTGAGTTAGAGTTAGAATTAATTGATGTAAATCCATATCAACCTAGAACTTATTTTGATGAAGAAGCATTAAGAGAATTAGCCAGTTCTATTAGAGAGTTAGGTGTAATTCAACCAATTACTGTAAGAAAATTAGATGGTAATAAGTTTCAATTAGTTTCTGGTGAAAGACGTTTTAGAGCTTCAAAATTAATAGGAAACAAAACTGTACCAGCATATATAAGACTTGCCAACGATCAAGAAATGCTAGAAATGGCCTTGGTTGAAAACATACAACGTAAAAATTTAGATCCTATTGAAGTTGCACTTTCTTACCAACGTTTAATTGATGAAATTCAATTAACTCAAGAAGAATTAAGTACAAGAGTTGGTAAAAAGCGTTCTACAGTTACCAATTATTTACGTTTGTTAAAATTAGACCCAATTTTACAAACAGGAATGAGAGATGGTTTTATTTCTATGGGACATGGTCGTGCAATGATTAATGTAGAAAACACAGAAGATCAATTAGCTATTTATGAAAAGATTTTACGTGAAAAATTATCTGTAAGACAAACAGAAGATTTAGTAAAAAACTTAAAATCTGGTACTATTGCAAAACCAAAAAAGAAACAAGTTCCTGGTTATATAAAAAACAGTTTAAAAGATATTAGCGAATATTTTGGACATAAAATAGATGTAACTGTTGGAAGTAACGGAAAAGGAAAGATTTCAATTCCTTTTCATTCAGAAGAAGATTTTAATCGCATAAAAAACTTATTAAAATAA
- a CDS encoding ParA family protein, with amino-acid sequence MGKIIAIANQKGGVGKTTTSVNLAASLGVLEKKVLLIDADPQANASSGLGIDVETVEGGTYHVLEHTLSAKDAIVKTDSPNVDIIPAHIDLVAIEIELVDKQEREYMLKKALVDVKNDYDYILIDCAPSLGLITLNSLVAADSVIIPIQCEYFALEGLGKLLNTIKSVQNIHNPDLDIEGLLLTMFDSRLRLSNQVVDEVRKHFSSMVFDTIIRRNTRLGEAPSYGESIIAYDATSKGAVNYLNLAQELLKKNS; translated from the coding sequence ATGGGAAAAATAATTGCAATTGCTAATCAAAAAGGAGGAGTTGGTAAAACAACAACCAGTGTAAATCTGGCTGCTTCTTTAGGCGTTTTAGAGAAAAAAGTATTATTAATTGATGCTGATCCACAAGCGAACGCTTCTTCTGGTTTAGGAATTGATGTAGAAACAGTAGAAGGTGGTACATATCATGTTTTAGAACATACGCTTTCTGCAAAAGATGCCATTGTAAAAACAGATTCGCCAAATGTAGATATTATTCCTGCTCATATAGATTTAGTTGCTATAGAAATTGAATTGGTAGACAAGCAAGAAAGAGAATACATGCTTAAAAAAGCCTTGGTAGATGTTAAAAATGATTATGATTATATTCTAATTGATTGTGCGCCTTCTTTAGGTTTAATAACTTTAAACTCTTTAGTTGCTGCAGATTCTGTAATTATTCCTATCCAATGTGAGTATTTTGCACTAGAAGGTTTAGGCAAACTTTTAAATACCATTAAAAGTGTACAAAACATTCATAACCCAGATTTAGATATAGAAGGTTTGTTATTAACTATGTTCGATTCTCGTTTACGTCTTTCTAACCAAGTTGTAGATGAAGTTAGAAAACATTTTTCTAGCATGGTTTTTGATACAATTATTAGAAGAAATACGCGTTTAGGAGAAGCACCAAGTTATGGTGAAAGCATAATTGCTTATGACGCAACTAGTAAAGGCGCTGTAAATTACTTAAATTTAGCCCAAGAATTATTAAAAAAGAATTCGTAA